From Clarias gariepinus isolate MV-2021 ecotype Netherlands chromosome 2, CGAR_prim_01v2, whole genome shotgun sequence, one genomic window encodes:
- the nrm gene encoding nurim, giving the protein MALLTARNFTLAVLSLINFLFVFVTGVDFVRFISFRPIYQNITGGTPLCNDAAWWSVSLRDAAVLKALAADLFLLVLFSVQHSLLAWTPVKHLCQSVLGVLNRAVYCFTTALALQLLMRYWQPVTSAPCLWSVHSAPWTVWLPLICFIVHFLCWAVICSILLIFDYAELLGLKQVYYECLDLGDPLSLKSPRAQRLYAHLRHPVCVELLLVLWFLPTLSVDRCVLAAFLTLYLSLAHSLDAEDCAYLSAQLHSKLQLFSTTAGGDAQTQSNNNNNDERKLD; this is encoded by the exons ATGGCGCTGCTGACGGCTCGTAACTTCACTCTGGCCGTTTTATCTCTCATTAACTTTCTGTTTGTCTTCGTTACCGGAGTCGATTTCGTCCGTTTTATTTCGTTTCGGCCGATTTATCAGAACATCACCGGGGGCACGCCCCTCTGCAACG ATGCGGCGTGGTGGTCCGTGTCCCTGCGGGACGCCGCGGTGCTGAAGGCCTTAGCTGCGGATTTGTTCCTGTTGGTGCTGTTCAGTGTTCAGCACAGCCTGCTGGCCTGGACGCCGGTCAAACACCTGTGTCAGTCTGTACTGGGGGTGTTAAACCGAGCCGTGTACTGCTTCACTACCGCACTCGCActgcag CTGTTGATGCGTTACTGGCAGCCTGTAACCAGCGCCCCCTGTCTGTGGTCAGTACACAGTGCACCGTGGACCGTCTGGCTCCCGCTTATCTGTTTCATTGTGCACTTCCTGTGCTGGGCTGTGATCTGCAGCATCCTGCTCATATTCGACTACGCAGAGCTGCTCGGGCTcaaacag gtgtattATGAGTGTTTAGACCTGGGAGACCCGCTTTCCCTGAAGTCACCCCGTGCCCAGCGCCTGTATGCCCACCTACGccaccctgtgtgtgtggagctgctGCTGGTGCTCTGGTTCTTGCCCACCCTATCTGTGGACAGGTGTGTCTTGGCGGCGTTCCTGACACTTTACCTGTCCCTGGCTCACTCCCTGGACGCAGAGGACTGCGCGTACCTGAGCGCTCAGCTCCACAGCAAGCTGCAGCTCTTCTCCACGACTGCAGGGGGCGACGCTCAGACacaaagcaacaacaacaacaatgatgaGCGCAAGCTAGATTAA
- the LOC128515951 gene encoding procathepsin L-like, whose protein sequence is MMRVVLSALLLSQVCCDIDLDGYWMSWKIEFNKDYTSESEEVYRRVIWEQKFSEVMKHNKEAAAGKHTYTLRINHLADMTTEEVNANLNGLKLEKLGHLSPDVANENFLSGFPLPPSVNWTEDGFVTPVKDQGKCNSCWAFSAVGALEAQMKKKKGRLVPLSVQNLVDCSFGEGNEGCNGGLMTNAFNYIINHNGITKESEYPYKEKNGSCDYHYRHKYGRCSGFRVLQRYSEYELQKAVANIGPVAVGIHSNQSTFHLYGQGIYNDYSCVGHQINHAVLVVGYGKEGGRQYWLIKNSWGPNWGEGGYLRLERNKNMCGIGIYSVVPTV, encoded by the exons ATGATGCGTGTCGTGCTCTCGGCTCTGCTGCTCTCTCAGGTTTGCTGTGATATCGATCTGGATGGTTACTGGATGTCCTGGAAAATTGAGTTTAATAAAGACTACACTAGTGAG aGCGAAGAAGTATACAGGAGAGTAATTTGGGAGCAGAAATTTTCAGAAGTCATGAAGCACAATAAAGAAGCTGCAGCAGGAAAACACACCTACACCTTGAGGATCAACCACCTCGCAGATATG acAACAGAAGAAGTCAATGCTAACCTGAATGGTCTGAAGTTAGAGAAGTTAGGGCATTTATCTCCTGATGTTGCTAATGAGAACTTCTTGAGTGGTTTCCCCCTCCCTCCCAGTGTGAACTGGACTGAGGATGGATTTGTCACCCCGGTGAAAGACCAG GGGAAATGCAACTCGTGCTGGGCTTTCAGTGCAGTGGGAGCTTTAGAAGCTcagatgaagaaaaagaaaggtcGACTGGTTCCTCTGAGTGTTCAGAACCTGGTGGACTGCAGTTTCGGGGAGGGAAACGAAGGCTGTAACGGAGGACTCATGACTAATGCCTTTAACTACATTATAAACCACAATGGAATCACCAAGGAGTCGGAATACCCTTATAAAGAAAAG AATGGGAGCTGCGATTATCATTATCGCCATAAATACGGACGCTGTTCTGGTTTCCGCGTGCTTCAGCGTTATAGCGAGTACGAGCTGCAGAAGGCAGTGGCTAACATCGGACCCGTGGCAGTGGGAATTCATTCCAACCAGAGCACGTTTCATCTTTACGGGCAGG GTATTTATAATGACTATTCATGTGTTGGTCATCAAATAAACCATGCTGTCCTGGTAGTTGGATATGGAAAAGAAGGAGGGCGACAATACTGGCTAATCAAAAACAG ttGGGGTCCTAACTGGGGTGAGGGAGGTTATTTACGACTGGAGAGAAACAAGAACATGTGTGGAATCGGCATCTATAGTGTCGTCCCCACTGTCTGA